One genomic region from Amycolatopsis sp. FBCC-B4732 encodes:
- a CDS encoding GAF and ANTAR domain-containing protein, with protein MTREQDWQLDRKAFTSGTDQTEPGPGALAEQFAQLTATLLAAPSVEDVLQRILDVTTVMVPAADLASFTLLDDDGGFHTPAETEDTATDLDVLQYRFREGPCVEAALPGGPAMAVSPDLADERRWPQWAPAALSLGVRSVLATALIPGPPAGRSIGALNVFSRSAGGLNEADRDVLLLLATHASLALATTDAVTRAELQAANLRKAIESRDVIGQAKGIIMARRGVSAGEAFDVLRRTSQDLNVKLAEVASTLATRHTEVDLPTP; from the coding sequence ATGACCCGTGAGCAGGATTGGCAACTCGACCGAAAAGCGTTCACATCAGGCACCGACCAGACCGAGCCCGGTCCAGGAGCGCTGGCCGAACAGTTCGCACAGCTGACCGCCACGCTGCTCGCCGCGCCCTCGGTCGAAGACGTGCTTCAGCGCATACTCGATGTCACCACCGTGATGGTCCCGGCCGCCGACCTGGCCAGTTTCACCCTTCTCGACGACGACGGCGGCTTCCACACCCCCGCCGAGACCGAAGACACCGCCACAGACCTCGATGTGCTGCAGTACCGCTTCCGCGAGGGACCATGCGTCGAAGCAGCCCTCCCGGGCGGTCCCGCAATGGCTGTTTCCCCCGATCTGGCCGACGAGCGACGCTGGCCGCAGTGGGCGCCCGCGGCGCTGAGCCTCGGTGTCCGGTCGGTCCTGGCCACCGCGCTGATCCCCGGTCCCCCGGCCGGCCGGTCCATCGGAGCGCTCAACGTCTTCTCGCGGTCCGCAGGCGGGCTGAATGAGGCCGACCGGGACGTCCTGCTCCTGCTGGCCACGCACGCATCGCTCGCCCTGGCCACCACCGACGCTGTGACGAGAGCCGAGCTGCAGGCCGCCAACCTACGCAAGGCGATCGAAAGCCGAGACGTGATCGGCCAGGCCAAGGGCATCATCATGGCCCGACGCGGCGTCTCAGCCGGCGAAGCCTTCGACGTGCTCCGGCGCACCTCCCAAGACCTCAACGTCAAGCTGGCCGAAGTGGCTTCGACCTTGGCAACGCGTCACACCGAGGTCGACCTGCCGACCCCCTGA
- a CDS encoding VOC family protein produces the protein MRQMAIRKLENVGITVRDLEAAISFFTDLGLTVVGRDTVSGEWTDTAVGLDGNHARIAMLQTPDGAGRLELFEYIHPEAIESDPTLPHEIGMHRVAFSVDDIDKALETAAKHGCHPLRGVATYEGTYKLTYVRGPSGIIVMLAEELQAPETR, from the coding sequence ATGCGGCAAATGGCCATCAGAAAACTCGAAAACGTCGGCATCACCGTCCGCGACCTCGAAGCAGCGATCTCCTTCTTCACAGACCTCGGTCTCACGGTCGTCGGCCGCGACACCGTCAGTGGCGAGTGGACCGACACAGCCGTCGGCCTCGATGGCAACCACGCCCGCATCGCGATGCTCCAGACGCCCGACGGCGCCGGCCGCCTCGAGCTCTTCGAGTACATCCACCCCGAAGCGATCGAGTCGGATCCCACGCTTCCCCACGAGATCGGCATGCACCGCGTCGCCTTCTCGGTCGACGACATCGACAAAGCCCTCGAGACGGCAGCGAAACACGGATGCCACCCGCTTCGCGGCGTGGCCACCTACGAAGGTACCTACAAGCTCACCTACGTCCGCGGTCCCAGCGGCATCATCGTGATGCTCGCCGAGGAACTGCAGGCTCCCGAAACGCGGTAA
- a CDS encoding ferritin-like domain-containing protein: protein MFGKRYAASMINRSAENDQDRRRFLKAAGMTGLGVVGASALGGLATGTASAANTRPTAAAAAASAEVSDGAVLNFALNLEYLEAEFYLHATTGKGLADSMTTGTGTRGGVTGGRAVRFQTRAARQYAQEIASDEKAHVQFLRTALGSAAVSRPAIDLQSSFTAAAQAAGLVKPGQSFDAFSCEENFLLAAFLFEDVGVTAYKGAAPLITNKTYLEAAAGILAVEAYHAANIRSALYQRGDAKATVKLSNARDSLDGPTDDDQGVIDSHGNANIVPTDANGIAYSRSPGQVLNIVYLTNKAAKSGGFFPKGVNGEVNTSAAN, encoded by the coding sequence GTGTTTGGCAAACGCTATGCCGCTTCGATGATCAACCGGAGCGCGGAGAACGACCAGGACCGCCGCCGTTTCCTCAAAGCGGCCGGCATGACCGGCCTCGGGGTCGTCGGCGCGAGTGCGCTCGGCGGCCTCGCCACCGGGACCGCATCCGCCGCGAACACCAGGCCCACCGCAGCGGCGGCCGCCGCGTCCGCTGAGGTCAGTGACGGCGCCGTCCTCAACTTCGCCCTCAACCTCGAGTACCTCGAAGCCGAGTTCTACCTGCACGCCACCACCGGCAAGGGTCTCGCCGACTCGATGACGACCGGCACGGGCACCCGCGGCGGCGTCACCGGCGGCCGCGCCGTCCGGTTCCAGACCCGCGCCGCCCGCCAGTACGCGCAGGAGATCGCGAGCGACGAGAAGGCCCACGTCCAGTTCCTGCGCACCGCGCTCGGCTCGGCCGCGGTCAGCCGGCCGGCGATCGACCTGCAGTCCAGCTTCACCGCCGCCGCGCAGGCCGCCGGGCTGGTCAAGCCGGGCCAGAGCTTCGACGCGTTCTCGTGCGAGGAGAACTTCCTGCTCGCGGCGTTCCTGTTCGAGGATGTCGGCGTCACGGCCTACAAGGGGGCCGCACCGCTGATCACCAACAAGACCTACCTCGAAGCCGCGGCGGGCATCCTGGCGGTGGAGGCGTACCACGCGGCCAACATCCGCAGCGCGCTCTACCAGCGCGGCGACGCCAAGGCGACCGTCAAGCTGTCCAACGCCCGCGACAGCCTCGACGGCCCCACCGACGACGACCAGGGCGTCATCGACAGCCACGGCAACGCGAACATCGTCCCGACGGACGCGAACGGTATCGCCTACAGCCGCTCGCCGGGTCAGGTGCTCAACATCGTGTACCTGACGAACAAGGCCGCCAAGTCCGGCGGCTTCTTCCCCAAGGGCGTCAACGGCGAAGTGAACACCAGCGCCGCCAACTGA
- a CDS encoding anti-sigma factor domain-containing protein produces MTTADVHILAGAYALDAVDDLENAAFARHLAECAACADEVAEFRETAARLGAATTVVAGPGLRRRVLAEISQTRQQPPRVTPEPAAPARRSRWRKRALTAAVSVAAAAAVLAGGISIGLDQSVSGRPVPVADSGAVASAPDATTVRAAVAGGGSVSATASRQLGKVLVTAQALPQLDAGHAYELWLTGPGTPRSAGLLGPGGTVETALPATTDGVAVTVEPATGSLQPTTPSVASLVVS; encoded by the coding sequence ATGACCACCGCCGACGTCCACATCCTCGCCGGCGCGTACGCCCTCGACGCGGTAGACGACCTCGAAAATGCCGCTTTCGCCCGGCACCTGGCCGAATGCGCCGCGTGCGCGGACGAGGTCGCCGAATTCCGGGAAACCGCCGCCAGACTGGGCGCTGCCACAACAGTCGTTGCCGGCCCGGGACTGCGACGGCGGGTGCTCGCCGAGATCTCCCAGACACGGCAGCAGCCGCCCCGCGTCACCCCTGAGCCTGCCGCCCCGGCACGACGCTCCCGGTGGCGCAAGCGCGCACTGACCGCAGCGGTGTCGGTCGCCGCAGCGGCCGCGGTACTTGCCGGCGGTATCAGCATCGGGCTGGACCAGTCGGTCTCCGGCCGCCCGGTGCCGGTGGCCGACAGTGGCGCGGTGGCATCCGCGCCCGACGCGACCACCGTGCGCGCGGCCGTGGCCGGCGGAGGCTCGGTCTCGGCCACGGCTTCCCGGCAGCTGGGCAAAGTACTGGTCACCGCGCAGGCCCTGCCACAGCTGGACGCCGGCCACGCCTACGAGCTGTGGCTCACCGGACCGGGCACGCCACGATCGGCGGGACTGCTCGGGCCCGGGGGCACCGTCGAGACCGCCCTGCCCGCCACGACCGACGGTGTCGCGGTGACCGTCGAACCCGCCACCGGGTCGCTGCAGCCGACGACACCGTCCGTCGCGAGCCTCGTAGTCAGCTGA
- the sigK gene encoding ECF RNA polymerase sigma factor SigK: MTARTVALRAVPGAEPELEPEELLARTALGDEEAFAALYDQLAGPIFGTVFHVLRSRAHAEEVTQEVLLEIWRKAPTFDAGRGRVQTWALTIAHRRAIDRVRSEQSAVNREDRAERLDLRRPYDDVTETMLDQHDRAQVRAALAVLTELQRESILLAYFQGYTCREVSEELGVAVGTVKTRMRDGLLRLRDALGVHR, from the coding sequence ATGACAGCCCGCACAGTCGCGCTCCGCGCCGTGCCCGGAGCGGAGCCGGAATTAGAACCGGAAGAGCTGCTCGCCCGCACCGCTCTCGGTGACGAGGAGGCTTTCGCCGCGCTCTACGACCAGCTGGCCGGGCCGATCTTCGGCACCGTGTTCCACGTATTGCGCTCCCGGGCGCATGCGGAAGAGGTCACGCAGGAAGTGCTGCTCGAGATCTGGCGCAAGGCGCCGACGTTCGACGCCGGGCGCGGACGGGTGCAGACCTGGGCGCTGACCATCGCGCACCGGCGGGCGATCGACCGGGTTCGGTCTGAGCAGTCCGCGGTCAACCGGGAGGACCGGGCCGAGCGGCTGGACCTGCGCCGTCCCTACGACGACGTCACCGAGACCATGCTCGATCAGCACGACCGGGCGCAGGTTCGCGCCGCATTGGCGGTCCTGACCGAGCTCCAGCGGGAGTCGATCCTGCTCGCCTACTTTCAGGGTTACACCTGCCGGGAAGTTTCCGAAGAACTCGGTGTCGCCGTCGGCACCGTCAAGACCCGTATGCGGGACGGACTGCTCCGCTTGCGCGATGCTCTGGGAGTGCACCGATGA
- a CDS encoding 3-oxoacyl-[acyl-carrier-protein] synthase III C-terminal domain-containing protein has translation MARKIGATGAVLATDVTESGNTSAASIPLALSKLVERGEIAAGAPVPLFGFGAGLTYAGQVISCP, from the coding sequence TTGGCCCGCAAGATCGGTGCGACCGGCGCGGTGCTCGCGACGGACGTGACGGAGTCGGGCAACACCTCGGCCGCGAGCATCCCGCTGGCGTTGTCGAAGCTCGTCGAGCGCGGGGAAATCGCGGCGGGCGCGCCGGTGCCGCTGTTCGGGTTCGGCGCCGGGCTGACCTACGCCGGGCAGGTCATCAGCTGCCCGTAA
- a CDS encoding molybdopterin-dependent oxidoreductase: protein MTATELDTPEAPSAPPRARLRFFAAAFTGILALAAALAAGHLVAGLISINASPYLAVGNGAIDLTPVELKDFAVRTFGTYDKLVLLGSMAVVMVLAAALAGVLSRRSPVPGTVIIVLFGLLGGFAVSRRPDLTVVALLAPVASLVTGVAVFLLLHHIAPRVWREPDSDEKTGTSRRSFLLGGAGVAVGAGAMGLGGQLISSTRDATASREAIGKLVPARTAPMIPADADFAKLGTPPFLTPNDKFYRVDTALSVPQLRAEDWSLRLHGMVDREVRFSYNDIRNRPLVERTVTMTCVSNEVGGDYVSTSNFIGVDLADLLAEAGVKPGAEQLFCTSVDGWTSGTPVAAGQDRARGAMLAIGMNGEPLPLEHGFPARLVTPGLYGYVSATKWVVDIEVTTWAARQAYWLKRSWSQEAPIKTESRIDSHRGFANVQKGKVRVAGVAWAQHTGIEKVEVRMDQGPWQETTLSKEVNLNTWRMWWTEIDIPAGVHQVFCRATDKSGYTQTDMRAGTVPNGATGWHNVTFTAA from the coding sequence ATGACCGCAACCGAGCTCGACACCCCGGAAGCCCCGTCAGCGCCGCCGCGCGCCCGGTTGCGATTCTTCGCGGCCGCGTTCACCGGCATTCTGGCGCTGGCCGCCGCGCTGGCCGCCGGGCATCTGGTGGCCGGTCTCATCAGTATCAACGCCTCTCCCTACCTCGCGGTCGGCAACGGCGCCATCGACCTCACCCCGGTCGAGCTGAAGGACTTCGCTGTCCGCACCTTCGGCACCTACGACAAGCTCGTGCTGCTGGGCAGCATGGCCGTGGTCATGGTGCTGGCCGCGGCGCTCGCCGGTGTGCTGTCGCGGCGTTCCCCGGTGCCCGGGACGGTCATCATCGTCCTGTTCGGACTGCTCGGCGGGTTCGCCGTGTCCCGGCGCCCGGATCTCACGGTCGTCGCGCTGCTGGCGCCGGTTGCGAGCCTCGTGACCGGCGTGGCCGTTTTCCTTCTCCTGCACCACATCGCGCCCCGTGTCTGGCGGGAACCGGACTCCGACGAGAAGACCGGAACATCGCGGCGGTCGTTCCTGCTCGGCGGAGCCGGGGTGGCCGTCGGCGCGGGCGCGATGGGTCTCGGCGGCCAGCTGATCAGCTCGACCCGGGACGCGACGGCGTCGCGGGAGGCGATCGGCAAGCTCGTGCCCGCGCGGACCGCGCCGATGATCCCGGCCGACGCGGACTTCGCCAAGCTCGGAACCCCGCCGTTCCTGACGCCGAACGACAAGTTCTACCGCGTCGACACCGCGTTGTCGGTGCCTCAGCTGCGCGCCGAGGACTGGAGCCTGCGCCTGCACGGCATGGTCGACCGCGAAGTCCGCTTCAGCTACAACGACATCCGCAACCGGCCGTTGGTCGAGCGGACGGTCACGATGACGTGCGTGTCCAATGAGGTCGGTGGCGACTACGTGTCGACGTCGAACTTCATCGGCGTCGACCTGGCCGACCTGCTCGCCGAAGCCGGCGTGAAACCCGGCGCCGAGCAGCTGTTCTGCACCAGCGTCGACGGCTGGACGTCGGGCACGCCGGTCGCGGCGGGGCAGGACCGCGCCCGCGGCGCGATGCTCGCGATCGGGATGAACGGCGAGCCGCTGCCGCTGGAGCACGGCTTCCCGGCCCGGCTCGTCACCCCCGGCCTCTACGGCTACGTCTCGGCGACGAAATGGGTCGTGGACATCGAGGTCACGACGTGGGCGGCGCGCCAGGCGTACTGGCTCAAGCGGAGCTGGAGCCAGGAGGCGCCGATCAAGACGGAGTCCCGGATCGACTCCCACCGCGGCTTCGCCAACGTCCAAAAGGGAAAGGTGCGGGTCGCCGGGGTCGCGTGGGCACAGCACACCGGGATCGAGAAGGTCGAGGTGCGCATGGACCAGGGTCCGTGGCAGGAGACGACGTTGTCGAAGGAGGTCAACCTGAACACCTGGCGGATGTGGTGGACCGAAATCGACATCCCTGCCGGGGTGCACCAGGTTTTCTGCCGTGCCACGGACAAGTCCGGCTACACCCAGACCGACATGCGCGCGGGCACCGTCCCGAACGGCGCTACAGGATGGCACAACGTCACGTTCACCGCCGCCTGA
- a CDS encoding fasciclin domain-containing protein produces the protein MRNLRIAGIGLTAAAALTLTACSGSDTASSGSSSAPAPSSSAAAPSSSADAGASDGMTTNADVFGPACSQLPQGSAPGSLDSMGPQPVASAASTNPLLTKLVAAVKATNLVDTLNSAPAITVFAPADPAFAALGDAKFNELAGKPAELAPILQYHVVGKRYNAKGLEGAGTLDTLNAAGGPLKIEGTGENMTVNGAKILCGNIPTKNATVFVIDKVMTPGTNK, from the coding sequence GTGCGTAACCTTCGTATTGCCGGTATCGGCCTCACCGCGGCCGCCGCGCTCACCCTCACCGCGTGCAGCGGCAGCGACACCGCGTCTTCGGGCAGCTCGAGTGCGCCCGCGCCGTCCTCGTCCGCGGCCGCCCCGTCCTCCAGCGCCGACGCGGGCGCCTCGGACGGCATGACCACCAACGCCGACGTGTTCGGCCCGGCCTGCTCCCAGCTGCCGCAGGGTTCCGCGCCGGGTTCGCTGGACTCGATGGGCCCGCAGCCCGTCGCTTCCGCTGCCTCGACCAACCCGCTGCTGACCAAGCTGGTCGCCGCGGTCAAGGCCACCAACCTGGTCGACACCCTCAACAGCGCCCCGGCCATCACCGTGTTCGCGCCCGCCGACCCCGCCTTCGCCGCTCTCGGCGACGCGAAGTTCAACGAGCTGGCGGGCAAGCCGGCCGAGCTGGCGCCGATCCTGCAGTACCACGTCGTCGGCAAGCGCTACAACGCCAAGGGCCTCGAAGGCGCCGGCACCCTCGACACGCTGAACGCCGCCGGCGGGCCGCTGAAGATCGAAGGCACGGGCGAGAACATGACCGTCAACGGCGCGAAGATCCTGTGCGGCAACATCCCCACGAAGAACGCGACGGTCTTCGTGATCGACAAGGTCATGACCCCGGGCACCAACAAGTAA